In a genomic window of Telopea speciosissima isolate NSW1024214 ecotype Mountain lineage chromosome 5, Tspe_v1, whole genome shotgun sequence:
- the LOC122661427 gene encoding pheophytinase, chloroplastic: MSTSYVVPAPIRSAVFINPHRHRFILPQRTYRHRNKCGMLRRNFALKGIVVAGVSVVGSSLSTNPVQGMERLPLKPEGYDFWMWRGHKIHYVEQGEGFPIVLIHGFGASAFHWRYNIPELAKSYKVYAIDLLGFGWSEKALIEYDAMVWRDQIVDFMKEIVKEPAVLVGNSLGGFTALVTAADLPEQIAGVALLNSAGQFGNASGESDTSSEETYLQKFLIKPLKEVFQRIVLGFLFWQAKSPARIESVLKSVYINTTNVDDYLVESITRPAADPNAGEVYYRLMTRFMSNQTKYTLDSVLSRLSCPLLLLWGDLDPWVGPAKALRIKEFYPDSSIVNLQAGHCPHDEVPEEVNKALVNWLSSLKLNASLQTV; this comes from the exons ATGTCTACTTCATATGTCGTTCCAGCTCCCATCAGAAGTGCAGTGTTCATTAATCCCCACAGACATCGATTCATATTGCCCCAGAGGACTTATCGGCACa GAAACAAATGCGGAATGCTTAGAAGGAATTTCGCCTTGAAGGGAATCGTTGTTGCAGGTGTTTCGGTTGTCGGTTCTTCTCTGAGTACCAATCCCGTCCAAG GGATGGAAAGATTACCTTTAAAGCCAGAAGGCTATGATTTTTGGATGTGGAGAGGTCATAAAATACATTATGTAGAACAAGGAGAAGGGTTTCCTATTGTTCTCATCCATGGGTTTGGTGCTTCTGCATTTCACTGGAG ATACAACATTCCAGAGTTGGCTAAAAGTTATAAAGTTTATGCTATAGATTTGCTGGGATTTGGTTGGAGTGAAAAAGCATTAATTGAGTATGATGCCATGGTATGGAGGGACCAGATTGTGGATTTCATGAAGGAAATTGTAAAGGAACCAGCGGTTTTAGTTGGAAACAG TCTTGGGGGATTCACTGCTTTGGTTACAGCAGCAGACCTGCCTGAGCAAATCGCTGGAGTTGCACTACTGAATTCTGCAGGGCAGTTTGGGAATGCTAGTGGAGAAAGTGACACCAGTTCTGAGGAAACATACTTACAGAAGTTTCTTATAAAGCCACTGAAGGAAGTTTTTCAACGTATTGTTCTCGGATTTCTGTTCTGGCAAGCAAAGAGTCCTGCCCGGATTGAATCAGTCTTAAAAAGT GTGTACATAAATACAACCAATGTGGATGACTATCTTGTGGAGTCGATAACAAGACCAGCCGCAGATCCCAATGCTGGAGAAGTTTATTACAG ATTAATGACGCGGTTCATGTCAAACCAGACCAAGTATACACTTGACAGCGTCTTAAGCAGACTCTCTTGCCCTCTATTGTTGCTTTGGGGTGATTTGGACCCTTGGGTGGGCCCTGCCAAGGCTCTGCGAATCAAAGAATTTTATCCTGATTCATCCATTGTGAATCTCCAGGCAGGGCACTGTCCACATGATGAAGTTCCAGAGGAAGTTAATAAAGCTCTTGTAAATTGGTTGTCATCTCTGAAACTCAATGCTTCTCTTCAGACTGTTTAA